In Nitrobacteraceae bacterium AZCC 1564, the following proteins share a genomic window:
- a CDS encoding 2-isopropylmalate synthase (product_source=KO:K01649; cath_funfam=3.20.20.70,3.30.310.50; cog=COG0119; ko=KO:K01649; pfam=PF00682,PF08502; smart=SM00917; superfamily=110921,51569; tigrfam=TIGR00977), whose amino-acid sequence MSRERLYLFDTTLRDGAQTNGVDFTLHDKQIIATMLDDLGIDYIEGGYPGANPADTEFFSAKQKFGHAKFTAFGMTRRAGRSASNDPGLGALIEAKADAICFVAKSSEYQVRVALETTNEENLASIRDSVSAAKAAGREVMLDCEHFFDGYKENPQFALACAKAAYDAGARWVVLCDTNGGTMPNEIEAIVADVVKYIPGDHVGIHTHNDTEQAVANSLAAVRAGARQIQGTLNGLGERCGNANLCSLIPTLKLKKEFADNFEIGVSEEKLATLVHASRALDDILNRTPDRHAPYVGESAFVTKTGIHASAVLKDPQTYEHIAPEAVGNHRRVLVSDQAGRSNVIAALQRANIPFDKNDQKLARLVEEMKEREAAGYAYESANASFELLARRTLGKVPDYFDVVQFDVNVEQRYNSLGERITVAMAVVKVDVAGETLISAAEGNGPVNALDVALRKDLGKYQKYIESLKLVDYRVRILNGGTEAVTRVLIESEDEQGERWTTVGVSPNIIDASFQALMDSVIYKLVKSNAPA is encoded by the coding sequence ATGAGCCGCGAACGCCTTTATTTGTTCGATACGACACTGCGCGATGGTGCGCAGACAAATGGTGTCGATTTCACGCTGCACGACAAGCAGATCATCGCCACTATGCTTGATGATCTCGGCATCGACTACATCGAAGGCGGTTATCCGGGCGCCAATCCTGCGGACACGGAGTTTTTCTCGGCGAAGCAGAAATTCGGCCATGCCAAGTTTACCGCGTTCGGTATGACCCGCCGCGCTGGCCGCTCGGCATCGAACGATCCTGGATTGGGAGCGCTCATCGAAGCCAAGGCAGATGCAATCTGTTTTGTCGCGAAGTCATCGGAATATCAGGTGCGGGTGGCGCTTGAGACGACCAATGAGGAAAATCTCGCGTCGATCCGCGACAGTGTCAGTGCAGCCAAAGCTGCGGGGCGCGAAGTGATGCTCGATTGCGAGCATTTCTTCGATGGATACAAGGAAAATCCCCAATTCGCGTTGGCCTGCGCGAAGGCTGCCTACGACGCGGGGGCGCGCTGGGTTGTGCTTTGCGACACCAACGGCGGCACCATGCCGAATGAGATCGAGGCGATCGTCGCCGACGTCGTCAAGTACATTCCCGGCGATCACGTTGGAATTCACACCCACAACGATACCGAACAGGCGGTGGCCAATTCGCTCGCCGCGGTCCGCGCGGGTGCGCGGCAAATACAGGGGACACTGAACGGGCTCGGCGAGCGTTGCGGAAACGCCAATCTTTGCTCGCTGATCCCGACACTGAAACTGAAGAAGGAATTTGCCGACAACTTCGAGATCGGAGTGTCGGAGGAAAAGCTCGCGACCTTGGTTCATGCCTCTCGTGCGCTCGACGATATTCTCAATCGCACGCCGGATCGCCATGCGCCTTATGTCGGCGAAAGCGCATTTGTCACAAAAACTGGAATTCATGCGTCTGCGGTCCTGAAGGATCCGCAGACGTACGAACATATCGCGCCCGAGGCAGTGGGTAATCATCGGCGCGTACTGGTGTCCGACCAGGCGGGACGGTCCAACGTCATTGCGGCACTGCAGCGCGCGAATATTCCGTTCGACAAGAATGATCAGAAACTCGCGCGCCTTGTGGAAGAGATGAAGGAGAGGGAGGCGGCGGGCTACGCGTACGAGTCCGCCAATGCATCGTTCGAGCTGCTGGCGCGCCGGACGCTTGGCAAGGTTCCAGACTATTTCGATGTTGTGCAGTTCGACGTGAATGTCGAGCAGCGCTACAATTCTCTTGGCGAGCGCATCACCGTGGCGATGGCGGTGGTGAAGGTCGATGTCGCCGGAGAGACATTGATTTCCGCGGCGGAAGGTAATGGTCCGGTCAATGCGCTGGACGTGGCGCTCCGTAAAGATCTCGGAAAGTATCAGAAGTATATCGAGAGCCTCAAACTGGTCGATTATCGTGTGCGTATCCTCAACGGAGGTACCGAAGCCGTAACCCGCGTGCTTATCGAGAGCGAGGACGAGCAAGGCGAGCGCTGGACGACCGTCGGGGTGTCGCCCAATATTATTGATGCGTCATTTCAGGCTCTAATGGACTCCGTGATCTACAAGCTGGTGAAATCGAACGCACCAGCGTGA
- a CDS encoding putative acetyltransferase (product_source=KO:K03830; cath_funfam=3.40.630.30; cog=COG0454; ko=KO:K03830; pfam=PF13673; superfamily=55729): protein MGQGLPKVGLRPLLPADIPVLAAIFVASVEELTEEDYSEAQREAWASVAEDEEKFGKRLAGQLTLVATIQSSPVGFISVKGNDHIDLLYVHPGFVRQGVATALCDAVEKLAAARGVTALKVEASDTAETFFARRGYAAEQRNTVSVGDEWLTNTTMNKALGGSRGDMSGRPS, encoded by the coding sequence ATGGGACAAGGGCTTCCCAAGGTCGGCCTGCGGCCACTTCTTCCCGCAGACATCCCGGTGCTCGCTGCGATTTTCGTCGCGAGTGTCGAAGAGCTGACCGAGGAGGACTACTCGGAGGCGCAGCGCGAGGCTTGGGCCAGCGTCGCGGAGGATGAGGAGAAGTTCGGTAAGCGCCTCGCTGGTCAGTTGACATTGGTCGCGACCATTCAAAGTTCGCCGGTGGGCTTCATTTCCGTAAAGGGCAATGACCACATTGATTTGCTGTACGTACATCCCGGTTTCGTCCGGCAGGGCGTTGCCACGGCCCTGTGTGATGCGGTTGAGAAATTGGCGGCCGCGCGCGGCGTGACGGCCCTCAAGGTTGAGGCCAGCGACACAGCCGAGACGTTTTTTGCCAGGCGCGGCTATGCGGCCGAGCAACGTAATACGGTTTCTGTGGGCGACGAATGGCTCACCAACACCACGATGAATAAAGCGTTGGGTGGCTCTCGGGGTGATATGTCCGGAAGGCCGTCATGA
- a CDS encoding hypothetical protein (product_source=Hypo-rule applied; transmembrane_helix_parts=Inside_1_11,TMhelix_12_34,Outside_35_37) has translation MTKPDTPFPKHWRYYIVLKWIVITAAVVIALKVFGVF, from the coding sequence ATGACAAAGCCGGACACCCCGTTTCCGAAGCACTGGCGTTATTACATCGTGCTCAAGTGGATTGTGATCACTGCCGCTGTGGTGATCGCACTCAAAGTATTCGGAGTCTTCTGA
- a CDS encoding cysteinyl-tRNA synthetase (product_source=KO:K01883; cath_funfam=1.20.120.640,3.40.50.620; cog=COG0215; ko=KO:K01883; pfam=PF01406; smart=SM00840; superfamily=47323,52374; tigrfam=TIGR00435): MELKFYDTLTKQKQSFRPLDPQNVRMYVCGPTVYDFAHIGNARPVIVFDVLFRLLRHVYGENHVTYVRNITDVDDKINARALRDFPDLPLNDAIRRVTEKTAAQFHADVAALGCLRPTFEPRATEFVLPRPDGKSDMVTLIKQLIARGHAYEAGGEVLFDTASMPDYGMLSGRKLDEQQAGARVAVDAHKKNPADFVLWKQSSDDEPGWDSPWGRGRPGWHIECSAMSAAYLGEVFDIHGGGLDLIFPHHENEIAQSRCAHGTHTMANIWMHNGFLQVEGEKMSKSLGNFVTIHELLQDWPGEVLRLNMLKTHYRSPIDWTVKGLEESAKTLDDWYEVAADSKGDVASGAVLEALSDDLNTPQVVASLHGLRNAAAHGDAKPREEFAASLRLLGFLSESADAWKAKKQQASGVDVAQVNSLISDRAAARARKDFKESDRIRDELAAMGVIIKDSKEGTTWEIAR, encoded by the coding sequence ATGGAACTGAAGTTTTACGACACGCTGACCAAGCAGAAGCAGTCGTTCCGGCCACTCGATCCGCAAAATGTGCGTATGTATGTGTGCGGACCGACGGTCTACGACTTCGCTCATATCGGCAATGCGCGCCCAGTCATCGTGTTCGATGTATTGTTCCGCCTGTTGCGGCATGTCTATGGCGAGAACCATGTGACCTATGTCCGCAACATCACGGACGTGGATGACAAGATCAACGCGAGGGCTTTGCGTGATTTTCCCGACCTTCCGCTCAATGACGCGATCAGGAGAGTCACAGAAAAGACGGCTGCCCAATTCCATGCCGACGTGGCGGCATTGGGCTGCTTGAGGCCGACTTTCGAGCCGCGTGCGACCGAATTTGTTTTGCCGCGCCCTGACGGCAAATCCGACATGGTGACCTTGATCAAGCAATTGATCGCGCGCGGACACGCCTATGAGGCTGGAGGTGAGGTGCTGTTCGATACCGCCTCTATGCCCGACTACGGAATGCTGTCGGGCCGCAAGCTCGATGAACAGCAGGCGGGCGCCCGGGTCGCAGTCGATGCGCATAAGAAGAACCCGGCCGACTTCGTGCTGTGGAAGCAATCATCAGACGACGAGCCCGGATGGGACAGTCCGTGGGGCAGAGGGCGCCCCGGCTGGCACATCGAATGCTCGGCGATGAGCGCCGCCTATCTCGGCGAGGTTTTCGATATCCACGGCGGTGGCCTCGATCTCATCTTCCCTCATCATGAAAATGAGATCGCGCAATCTCGGTGCGCGCATGGCACGCACACCATGGCCAATATCTGGATGCATAACGGCTTCCTGCAGGTGGAAGGCGAGAAGATGTCGAAGAGCCTCGGCAACTTCGTCACCATCCATGAACTGTTGCAGGATTGGCCTGGCGAAGTGCTGCGGCTCAACATGCTGAAGACGCACTATCGCTCGCCGATCGATTGGACAGTCAAGGGATTGGAAGAAAGCGCCAAGACTCTTGACGATTGGTATGAGGTCGCTGCTGACAGCAAGGGAGACGTTGCATCAGGTGCGGTTCTCGAGGCGCTGTCCGATGATCTTAATACGCCTCAGGTTGTTGCCTCATTGCATGGTTTGCGAAACGCAGCCGCACACGGCGACGCCAAACCGCGTGAAGAATTTGCTGCATCACTGCGCCTGCTTGGCTTCCTGTCTGAGAGCGCGGACGCATGGAAGGCCAAGAAACAACAGGCGAGCGGGGTTGACGTTGCTCAGGTCAATAGCCTGATTTCCGATCGCGCCGCCGCTCGAGCCCGCAAGGATTTCAAGGAATCCGATCGCATCCGCGACGAACTGGCCGCGATGGGTGTCATCATCAAGGACTCGAAAGAGGGAACAACCTGGGAGATCGCGCGATGA
- a CDS encoding hypothetical protein (product_source=Hypo-rule applied; cleavage_site_network=SignalP-noTM; superfamily=57048), producing MRFVSALSFCALVLMSSPTLADSRIFVIANQSDGYGVNECLANGEKCGEHAARAYCRSRDFTQATNYHRVAPDEVTNSVPVSTGRTCSAGECGEYIAITCQR from the coding sequence ATGCGATTCGTGTCCGCGCTGTCCTTTTGCGCACTTGTGTTGATGAGTTCGCCCACTTTGGCCGACAGCCGCATCTTTGTGATCGCCAATCAGTCGGACGGGTATGGCGTGAACGAATGCCTCGCCAATGGGGAAAAATGCGGTGAACACGCCGCCCGGGCCTATTGCCGGTCTCGGGATTTCACCCAGGCTACCAATTATCACCGCGTCGCCCCGGACGAAGTGACCAATTCAGTTCCGGTATCCACAGGCCGCACCTGCAGTGCCGGCGAATGCGGCGAATACATCGCGATTACATGCCAGCGCTAA
- a CDS encoding hypothetical protein (product_source=Hypo-rule applied; cleavage_site_network=SignalP-noTM; pfam=PF11064; smart=SM00695), translating into MTFASRIRGKQGSERQIRSTSLFSKRCILACAAVLSVAAVAFEAVAQGAPPPPPGPPGSSPICQRLVGQLSAIDNSGGDSARADQIRRYDEAAHRQQAELERVQGQARRQGCDSSGFFSLFSGQSAQCGPINNQIQQMRSNLDQITNNLERLRAGGGNPERDNQRRSVLLALAQNNCGPQYANAARAAGGGGFLENLFGGGGGQVVDAPPIDNGAPSSTYRTVCARSCDGYYFPISFATVPSRFADDEKVCKSQCPAADATLFVYRNPGEDMNQAVSLTGQPYSQSPNAFRYRQQFDKSCSCKAPGQTWSDALKNIDDKASLEQGDIIVTDERSKKMAQPQQTSQRRGAAPPAATAQNPAPAPAPTQSTPPSENKPIRSVGPTFIPAR; encoded by the coding sequence TTGACGTTCGCATCACGAATTCGCGGCAAGCAGGGTAGCGAACGTCAAATCCGCTCCACTAGCCTTTTCTCCAAGCGATGCATCCTTGCCTGCGCCGCCGTCTTGAGCGTCGCAGCGGTGGCTTTCGAGGCCGTGGCGCAAGGTGCGCCTCCGCCCCCTCCCGGCCCGCCCGGAAGCAGCCCCATCTGTCAGCGGCTCGTTGGTCAGCTCTCCGCGATCGACAACAGTGGTGGAGACAGCGCTCGCGCGGATCAGATCCGGCGTTACGACGAAGCCGCCCACCGTCAACAGGCCGAGCTTGAGCGTGTGCAAGGCCAGGCGCGACGCCAGGGATGCGACAGTTCAGGATTTTTCTCACTGTTCAGTGGGCAGTCGGCGCAGTGCGGCCCGATCAACAATCAGATTCAGCAAATGCGCTCGAATCTCGACCAGATCACCAACAACCTCGAGCGGCTGCGCGCCGGTGGCGGCAATCCTGAGCGCGACAACCAGCGCCGCTCTGTTCTGCTAGCGCTGGCCCAGAACAACTGCGGCCCGCAATACGCCAATGCAGCCCGTGCTGCAGGCGGCGGTGGGTTCCTGGAAAATCTGTTCGGTGGCGGTGGAGGCCAGGTGGTGGATGCTCCCCCAATCGACAACGGCGCCCCGTCATCGACATACCGCACTGTCTGCGCACGTAGCTGCGATGGATATTACTTCCCGATTTCCTTTGCGACGGTCCCAAGCCGTTTTGCGGACGACGAAAAGGTCTGCAAGAGCCAGTGCCCGGCAGCGGACGCGACCCTCTTCGTCTATCGCAACCCCGGCGAAGACATGAATCAGGCCGTATCACTCACTGGACAACCCTACTCGCAGTCTCCGAATGCGTTCCGCTATCGCCAGCAGTTCGACAAGTCGTGTAGCTGCAAGGCTCCCGGGCAAACCTGGTCCGATGCTCTGAAGAACATCGACGACAAGGCGTCTCTTGAGCAAGGCGACATCATCGTTACTGACGAGCGCTCGAAGAAGATGGCGCAACCGCAGCAGACGTCGCAGCGCAGAGGCGCGGCGCCTCCAGCGGCAACCGCACAAAATCCAGCGCCAGCACCAGCTCCAACCCAGAGCACACCGCCATCGGAAAACAAACCGATCCGCTCGGTCGGCCCCACGTTCATCCCGGCACGTTAG
- a CDS encoding NAD+ synthase (product_source=KO:K01916; cath_funfam=3.40.50.620,3.60.110.10; cog=COG0171,COG0388; ko=KO:K01916; pfam=PF00795,PF02540; superfamily=52402,56317; tigrfam=TIGR00552) → MAEISQLTITLAQLNPVVGDVAGNAAKARTARAQAKADGADVVVLPELFIAGYPPEDLVLKPAFQAACRAEVEDLARETADGGPAMLIGTPWVEDGNLYNACVLLDEGRIAALRFKVNLPNYGVFDEKRVFARGPVSGPITIRGVRIGIPICEDTWMEESRDYENVVECLAETGAEILIVPNGSPYTREKNDMRLSVSVARVAESGLPLIYLNQVGGQDELVFDGSSFALNADRSLALQLPAFEENIATIQCIKGEEGWSCKKGPIAPILGGDKGDYAACVLGLRDYVTKTGFPGVLLGISGGIDSALCAAIAVDALGAEKVRGVMLPFRFTAQVSLDDAAKLARALGIQYEVLPIAPAVHGFEEILSGPFKGLERDVTEENLQARTRGVLLMAISNKTGAMLVTTGNKSEMSVGYATLYGDMNGGYNPIKDIYKTEVFRLSALRNTWKPEGALGPSGEVIPPNIITRPPTAELRENQTDQDALPPYDMLDAILERLVEREEPLASIIADGFDRDTVLRISRLLNVAEYKRRQAAPGVKVTRKNFGRDRRYPITNKFRENGVPLRKADDTLVTRSSRGSVEAFDG, encoded by the coding sequence ATGGCCGAGATTTCCCAACTCACGATCACACTTGCGCAACTCAATCCTGTCGTCGGTGATGTCGCCGGCAATGCCGCCAAGGCGCGGACAGCTCGCGCTCAGGCGAAAGCCGATGGAGCGGATGTTGTTGTGTTGCCCGAATTGTTCATCGCCGGCTATCCACCGGAAGACCTCGTGCTGAAGCCGGCTTTCCAGGCGGCGTGCCGTGCCGAGGTCGAGGATCTCGCGCGTGAGACGGCCGACGGTGGACCTGCGATGTTGATCGGCACGCCCTGGGTCGAGGACGGAAACCTCTATAATGCTTGCGTGCTGCTCGACGAAGGGCGCATCGCTGCTCTGCGGTTCAAGGTCAATTTACCGAACTACGGCGTGTTCGACGAGAAGCGTGTGTTCGCGCGTGGACCAGTCTCAGGACCGATCACCATCCGTGGTGTGCGGATCGGGATTCCGATCTGTGAAGATACATGGATGGAAGAATCCCGCGATTACGAAAATGTCGTCGAGTGTCTCGCGGAGACGGGCGCGGAAATCCTGATCGTGCCCAACGGCTCGCCTTACACACGCGAAAAAAACGACATGCGTTTGTCCGTATCAGTGGCGCGTGTGGCCGAAAGCGGTCTCCCGCTGATTTATCTCAATCAGGTTGGCGGGCAAGACGAACTGGTGTTCGATGGCTCGTCGTTTGCTCTGAATGCCGATCGTTCGCTGGCGCTGCAGCTTCCCGCATTCGAGGAAAACATCGCCACTATCCAATGCATCAAGGGCGAGGAGGGTTGGAGTTGCAAGAAGGGGCCGATCGCTCCGATTCTTGGTGGCGACAAGGGTGACTACGCGGCCTGTGTGCTTGGGCTGCGCGATTACGTGACCAAGACCGGTTTCCCTGGCGTGCTGCTGGGCATTTCCGGCGGCATCGATTCAGCTCTATGCGCGGCCATTGCGGTCGATGCGCTGGGAGCCGAGAAGGTGCGCGGTGTGATGCTGCCGTTCCGATTTACGGCGCAGGTGTCGCTCGATGACGCGGCAAAGCTCGCGCGAGCTCTCGGCATTCAATACGAAGTGCTTCCCATTGCGCCCGCCGTGCATGGTTTTGAAGAGATTTTGTCCGGGCCGTTCAAGGGGCTGGAACGCGACGTCACGGAAGAAAATCTGCAGGCACGTACGCGCGGCGTGCTGCTGATGGCGATCTCCAACAAGACAGGCGCCATGCTGGTCACCACTGGCAACAAGTCTGAAATGTCGGTGGGGTACGCCACGCTCTACGGCGATATGAACGGCGGCTACAATCCGATCAAGGACATTTACAAGACCGAGGTGTTCCGGTTATCGGCGTTGCGGAACACATGGAAGCCGGAAGGGGCTCTCGGACCTTCGGGCGAGGTCATCCCCCCCAACATCATCACGCGGCCGCCGACCGCGGAGCTGCGTGAAAATCAGACCGACCAGGACGCGCTGCCGCCTTACGATATGCTCGATGCCATACTTGAACGTCTCGTCGAGCGTGAAGAGCCCTTGGCATCGATCATTGCCGATGGCTTCGACCGCGACACGGTGCTGCGTATCAGCCGCTTGCTGAACGTTGCGGAATATAAGCGCCGCCAGGCGGCGCCCGGGGTGAAAGTCACCCGCAAGAATTTCGGCCGCGACCGCCGCTATCCGATCACCAACAAATTCCGTGAAAACGGTGTGCCCTTACGAAAGGCGGACGACACGCTCGTGACGCGCTCAAGCCGTGGCTCGGTCGAAGCTTTCGACGGCTGA
- a CDS encoding diacylglycerol kinase (ATP) (product_source=KO:K00901; cog=COG0818; ko=KO:K00901; pfam=PF01219; transmembrane_helix_parts=Inside_1_51,TMhelix_52_69,Outside_70_88,TMhelix_89_111,Inside_112_117), protein MLRIWRATINTRNGLIFAVRSEQAIREELVALLISVPLAWLIGVTPARRVELVVVILLLLVVELLNTAIEKLSDRLTMDHDPQIGRVKDMGSAAVGVALLIAGITWLFAIAERIGFI, encoded by the coding sequence GTGCTGCGCATCTGGCGCGCCACCATCAACACCAGGAACGGACTCATTTTTGCAGTCCGTTCCGAGCAGGCCATCCGTGAGGAACTGGTCGCGCTCTTGATATCGGTGCCGCTGGCTTGGCTTATTGGTGTGACACCGGCGCGCCGTGTCGAACTCGTTGTTGTTATATTGCTGCTGCTCGTGGTCGAGCTTCTGAATACGGCAATTGAAAAGCTATCGGATCGCCTGACGATGGATCACGATCCGCAGATCGGGCGGGTCAAGGATATGGGCTCAGCAGCGGTGGGCGTGGCGCTCCTCATTGCCGGTATCACTTGGCTATTTGCCATCGCGGAGCGCATAGGCTTCATCTAA
- a CDS encoding 3-deoxy-7-phosphoheptulonate synthase (product_source=KO:K01626; cog=COG3200; ko=KO:K01626; pfam=PF01474; superfamily=51569; tigrfam=TIGR01358), with translation MSERWTPDSWRKKPVLQVPEYPNAKALADVEAQLATFPPLVFAGEARNLKRALARVSAGEAFLLQGGDCAESFAEHGANNIRDFFRVLLQMAVVLTYAGALPVVKVGRIAGQFAKPRSSPVEKINGVELPSYRGDIVNDTAFTAEARMPDPQRQLMAYRQSAATLNLLRAFATGGFANLGSVHQWMLGFLKDSPQSRRYKELADRISDALNFMRACGLDLESHPELRATDFYTSHEALLLGYEQAFTRVDSTTGDWYATSGHMLWIGDRTRQLDHGHVEYFRGIKNPIGLKCGPSLKPDELLKLIDVLNPDNEPGRLTLINRFGSDKIGDHLPQLIRAVQREGRVVVWSCDPMHGNTITSTSGYKTRPFDRVLSEVKSFFSIHQAEGTHAGGVHLEMTGQDVTECIGGARAITDEDLNDRYHTVCDPRLNAEQSIDMAFLIAELLKQERAGKVKLMPAVAGF, from the coding sequence ATGTCCGAGCGGTGGACGCCCGATAGCTGGCGCAAGAAGCCAGTGCTGCAAGTGCCTGAATATCCCAATGCCAAGGCGTTGGCCGATGTCGAGGCGCAACTTGCGACGTTTCCGCCGCTGGTTTTTGCAGGCGAGGCTCGCAACCTGAAGAGGGCCCTGGCGCGTGTTTCGGCGGGCGAAGCCTTCCTGCTCCAGGGCGGCGACTGCGCCGAGAGCTTTGCCGAGCATGGTGCCAACAATATTCGCGACTTCTTCCGGGTCCTGCTGCAGATGGCGGTGGTGCTGACCTATGCCGGTGCGCTGCCGGTGGTGAAGGTTGGTCGCATCGCGGGGCAGTTCGCCAAGCCACGTTCCTCGCCGGTCGAGAAGATCAACGGCGTGGAACTGCCAAGCTACCGTGGCGACATCGTCAACGACACCGCGTTCACGGCTGAGGCTCGCATGCCTGACCCGCAGCGCCAGTTGATGGCCTATCGCCAGTCGGCGGCAACGTTGAACCTGCTGCGCGCGTTCGCGACCGGTGGTTTCGCCAATCTGGGCAGCGTGCATCAGTGGATGCTCGGCTTTCTGAAAGATTCACCGCAGTCGCGCCGTTACAAGGAACTCGCCGATCGCATTTCCGATGCGCTCAACTTCATGCGCGCATGCGGGCTCGATCTCGAAAGCCATCCGGAGCTGCGCGCCACGGATTTCTACACCAGCCATGAAGCCTTGCTGCTTGGCTACGAGCAGGCGTTCACCCGCGTCGATTCCACGACCGGCGACTGGTATGCGACGTCCGGCCACATGCTGTGGATCGGCGACCGTACCCGGCAGCTCGATCACGGCCACGTGGAGTATTTCCGCGGCATCAAGAATCCGATCGGCCTCAAGTGCGGCCCGTCGCTGAAGCCTGATGAACTGCTCAAGCTGATCGACGTTCTCAATCCGGACAACGAGCCGGGACGTCTGACGCTGATCAACCGGTTCGGTTCGGACAAGATAGGCGATCATCTGCCGCAGCTGATCCGCGCTGTTCAACGAGAGGGCCGGGTGGTGGTCTGGTCGTGCGATCCGATGCACGGCAACACCATTACGTCGACCTCCGGGTACAAGACCCGGCCGTTTGACCGCGTGCTGTCGGAAGTGAAGTCGTTCTTCTCGATTCACCAAGCGGAAGGCACCCACGCGGGTGGCGTGCATCTGGAGATGACCGGTCAAGACGTCACCGAGTGCATCGGCGGTGCACGAGCCATCACCGACGAGGATCTGAACGACCGTTATCACACGGTTTGCGATCCGCGGCTCAATGCCGAGCAGTCCATCGATATGGCTTTCCTGATCGCTGAGTTGCTGAAGCAGGAGCGCGCAGGCAAGGTGAAACTGATGCCGGCGGTCGCAGGCTTCTGA
- a CDS encoding putative alpha/beta hydrolase (product_source=COG4757; cath_funfam=3.40.50.1820; cog=COG4757; pfam=PF12697; superfamily=53474): MTFGISPPPPDASSGEDLTFRASDGYPLAATLFRPSGPIQSAVLINSATAVPRKIYRGFASYLAERGCAALTYDYRGTGGSRPKSLVGFKASMADWAALDVTAAVAWMRSQFPMPLRYVGHSFGGQALGLLPNNTEISRALLVAAQAGYWGLMTPPEGYRVYALMNFIGQPLTQIMGYASGKMGLGEDLPKDVYLQWTRWVTSKRYYYDDPSLTALANYPNYRGAVRALSFSDDPWATPRAVEVLCSGFTSTKPEIVTITPASVGATKIGHFGFFRPEHRDRLWKDAADWLLAD, encoded by the coding sequence GTGACGTTCGGGATTTCGCCCCCACCGCCGGATGCCAGCTCTGGTGAGGACCTCACATTTAGGGCCTCTGACGGTTACCCGCTTGCAGCCACCCTCTTCAGGCCATCCGGGCCGATCCAGAGTGCAGTTCTCATCAATTCGGCCACAGCCGTTCCGCGGAAGATCTACCGGGGGTTCGCCAGCTATCTGGCGGAACGGGGCTGCGCGGCCCTGACCTACGACTATCGCGGCACCGGCGGCTCGCGGCCAAAATCACTGGTGGGGTTTAAAGCATCGATGGCGGATTGGGCCGCGCTCGATGTAACCGCCGCCGTTGCGTGGATGCGATCGCAATTCCCCATGCCGCTCCGCTATGTCGGCCATTCGTTCGGCGGCCAGGCTCTCGGGCTGCTCCCGAACAACACCGAGATTTCGCGTGCACTGCTTGTGGCAGCCCAGGCGGGATACTGGGGGCTGATGACGCCGCCGGAAGGCTACCGTGTCTATGCGCTGATGAACTTCATCGGCCAGCCGCTCACGCAGATCATGGGCTACGCCTCGGGCAAGATGGGCCTGGGCGAGGATCTGCCCAAGGACGTCTATCTGCAGTGGACCCGCTGGGTCACGAGCAAGCGCTACTATTACGACGACCCGTCTCTGACCGCACTGGCGAACTACCCGAACTACCGTGGCGCAGTGCGGGCGCTGAGCTTCAGCGATGACCCATGGGCGACGCCGCGCGCGGTGGAAGTCCTGTGCTCAGGCTTCACATCGACCAAGCCGGAGATCGTCACGATAACTCCCGCCAGTGTCGGCGCTACAAAGATCGGGCATTTCGGCTTCTTCCGACCCGAGCATCGTGACCGCCTTTGGAAAGATGCGGCCGATTGGTTGTTGGCCGACTAG